The following nucleotide sequence is from Apium graveolens cultivar Ventura chromosome 4, ASM990537v1, whole genome shotgun sequence.
CGGCATCACTCAGAGgtagtgcccaacaatggttctccaagttgggACCGGCTAGTATAAGGACGTGGCGGCAATTGATTCCTCAGACAATTTCAGTCCACCCTCCACTACTAACCTCCTGTGGCCACGTTAGCCAACATCAAGTAAAGGGAGGCAAAGCCCCTGGCAGAATACTTTCGTCGGTTCAACGCCGAAGTCCCAAGGTAAGGGGAGCTAGTGAGGAGACTATCAAGAATTTCTTGATTGCAGGGTTGAAAGAAGGGTCAAAATTCtggaagagcctccaagcgaGTGAGCCGAGAACCTTGGCCGAGTTCTATGAGAAAGCTGAACCCTTTAAGAGGGTAGAGAAGTCGATTAGAGAGCTGAAAATTAGTGAGAATTATCAAGATAAAAGAGACCGGTCTTCGAGCCCTGATGAGAGGAGAAAGACGTACCGGCGAAGCTCGAGCCCCAAAAAGTCTGCCTGATGAAAGACCTTATACAAGCAAATGGAAGACACACACCCCTCTGGTAGCCTCTATTGACCACATATATGCTACCTATGCTGGGAAGGGGGTATTCAGAAAGGCAACCCCTCTCACAGACTATAACAAGAGGGATACTTCGAAGTATTTTGCATACCATGAGGCCACGAGGCACGATACAGCTGATTGCAgacaattgaaggatgaaatcGAAACGCTGGGAAGGCAAGGGAAGCTAATAGAAAGGGTCGTTAAGGAGGTTCAAAGGCACAGGACTAATTATCATACCGTCCCTCCTCCACCCCCAGAAGATAAAGAGAGGGTACCTCGGGCCGGAAAcattcatattattctaggcgggtctcaTATTGGTGGAGATAGCCGGAAGGCGATGGACAAGTATGCCCGGGAAGCAAAGGATAAGTCCCTCACCAACGTCAATCATCTGAGCCAGAGGCCACTGGAGCTCTTTTAAAGGGAGGCTGATGACATCGTATTTAGGGAGAATGATGCCAAATGGGTGCATTACCCTCATGCAGATGCCCTGgtcataaaaatgaagattgggaCGGTGAATGTTCACCGGGAAATGGTGGATACCGGGAGCTCATCTGACGTTTTAACTTATGATGCCTACAAGAAGCTAGGATTATTCGACAAAGAGTTAACCTCAACAGGGGGACACCTGTACGGGTTTACGAGAAACTCGATCGGGGTGAAAGGGACAATCCGGCTCCCGGTGACCATAGGAGAAGAGCCTTATGTGGCCACTCAGATCGCTTGTTTATAGTAGTAGATCAGCCTTGTGCCTACAACGTTATAGTGGGCAGACCCCTtatgagggcaatgaggatggtgacctcAATCCACCATATGATGGTAAAATTTCTAACCCCCACGAGGGTCGGCTTCTTGAAGAGCTGTCAATATTAATCAAGGGTCTGTTACAACCAGGCGCTCAGGGCGGCCGAGTCAGGAAATGCCTCAAGGGAGATGGTTGAACCGAGTGAGTGCGATGCCCCCATGGAAGAGGCAGAGGGCAGGAAGAGAGTACGTCCTGAGGGACACGAGACTTGTAATCTGATTTCAATCGAGGAGTTTCTCGAGAACTATTTCGAGCACATGGGGATTCGGGTGGAACCCCGCCAGGGGCCTTGCTGATGGAAGCCTCTCAGCCCATCATTTTGATACAAGAAGGGATTGTGGAGGAGGCGagtgatgaagaagagagcccAGAACAAATCGCTGCAAAACTCAGGAAAGGGAAATGGGCATGCGAAGAGACAACGACAACTATGGATCTCCCCAATGGAATCACTCGTACTGTCACTAGGACATCTGAACGCTTGATAAATCTGGCCCGAGCTCATCAGCCCGAGCTCGAGGATACGGAGGGTTTGACAATCAAGGCAGTGGGAGAATCTGGTGAGGCTCAAGCAGACTTAGACCCGAGAATGCCTCCAATATTGAGAGAGCAGGGGCTAGAGAGGACACAATCCCGATATTGGTAGACCCAAATGATCCCTCCAAGGTACTCATAATAGGCTCTAACTTAAGTCCTGACTTGAGGGAGGATCTAGCTCGCTTCCTGAGGCAAAATTTGGATGTTTTTGCATGGTCACATTCTGATATAATAGGGATTGACCCGAATGTCATGTGCCATCTGCTCAATTTAGACCCGAAAAAGAAGGGGGTCAGACAGAAGAGGCGGCCGATTAGTGGAGAGAGGGCGGAGGCTCTCAGAGAAGAGATGGATAGACTAATGGAGGCAGGGCTTGTAAGGGAAGCCTTCTACCCCATGTGGCTTGCTAATCCCGTGCTTGTCAAGAAgcccaatggaaaatggaggactTGTGTGGACTTCACCGACCTGAACAAAGCTTGCCCGAAGGATAGTTTTCCTCTACCCCAAATCGATCAGCTGGTTGATTTCACGGTTGGGCACGCATTGCTTAATtttatggatgcttattcgggatataaccaaatcaccatgtatgggccagatcaggagcacacctcctttATTACTGATCGGGGCCTCTACTGTTACATCAGGATGCCCTTCGGGCTCTTTAACGCTGGGGCAACgtatcaaaggttggtgaacaAGATGTTCAAACACCAGTTGGGAAAAACCATGGAGGCCTACGTAGATGATACGCTTGTGAAATCAAAAAAAGCAAAGGATCATGTCCGCCACCTATCAGAAATGTTCCAGATCCTAAGGGAGTACAAGATGAAGCTCAACCCACAGAAGTGTATGTTCGGGGTCGAGTCAGGGAAATTTTTGGGGTTTCATTGTCAACCATAGGGGCATTGAGGCCAATCCTGCCAAGATACGAGCCCTACTCAAGATGAGATCCCCCGACGGGTGAAGGACGTCCAAAGCTTAACGGGGCGAGTGGCGTCCTTAAACCACTTCGTCTTAAAGTCCTTCGACAAATGCCAGGAGTTCTTCAACGCAATTAAAGGAGTGGGGAGGAATTTTGAGTGGACTGGAAAGTGTGAAAAAGCCTTCTAGAATATAAAGAAACATCTCAGCAGCCCTCCAATATTGTCCAACCCAAAGGAAGGAGAGACTTTGGTCCTATACTTGGCCGTCTCTGACTTTGCAGTAACTGTGGTATTGGTCCGAGAGGAGGATTGTATCCAGCTCCCggtatattatgtgagtaaaaggTTGGCTAACGCGGAGACTCGGTACACGAGCCTCGAGAAATTAGCATATGCTCTGATCCTGGCCTCCCGAAAGCTCAGGCCCTATTTTCAGGCGCATAGGATAGAAGTGCGAACCTCTGGCCTCTCAGGCTATTAATGTATAAACCGGAGTCTTCTGGTCGAATACTGAAATGGACGGTTGAGCTCGGCCAATtcgaggtggattataagccaagGACCGCGATCAAAGGCCAAGCCCTGGCTGATTTTGTGCTGGAATTTCCTCCACATCAAGAAGTGGAGCTGGGAGCCCTTGTTGTCGTACCTAGCACAGAAGAAGTCGCGCTGGAGAGCCAAAATAGTGCCCCATGGTGGAGCCTATTTATGGATGGAGCCTCTAATAGGGATGGTGCAGGAGCTGGAATTGAGTTAATCAGCCCGGAGATGCACAAGATCAGACGCGCGACCCATCTGGCCTTTCAtgcaaccaacaatgatgctgaaTATGAGGCCCTGATCAAAGGTCTCAAGCTAGCTTTGGAAATGAAGGTGGAAAATTTGAATGTGTTTAGTGACTCCATGATTGTGGTATATTAGATAAACGGAGGGTATCAAGCTAAGGGGCCGAGAACAGAGCTTTACCTGAAGTGTACGCAGAGGATAATCGCGAGGTTCAACGAGGTGAGGCTGAAACTAATCCCGCGTGGGCAGAATGAAGGTGCGGATGAGCTAGCTAAGCTCGGCTCACACCGTGAGGCCACTCTGATAGGGGCCGTGCCCCTTAACATACAGAGGCAGCCTAGTGTGCCCGAGCACGAGGTGGTCAGCCTCAGTGATGACCTCGGCCCCACATGGATGACACCTATCTTAACATACATAAAGGAAGGTTCACTTCCGGACGAAAAGAATGAGGCAAGGAGGATAAGATACAAAGCAGCCCGCTATGTGATATATGATGGGATCCTATACAGAAGAGGGTTCAGTGTGCCTTTTCTCAAGTGCATAGATGGGGATGAATGTAATCATATCCTAAGGGAAGTACATGAGGGCATTTttggcaatcactcggggggtagctctctagctcagaaaatcctccgtcaaggctactactggccaacgctAAAAAAGACGCCTTCGAATTCTCCCGAGCTTGTGATAAGTGTCAGCGATATGCCAAATATTATAACAGCCCCGTGGCCTCTCtcacatccctcatgagcccTTGGCCCTTCTCTATATGGGGAATTGATCTGATTGGGGAACTCCCGAAGGCCAGGGGAGGTGTCAAGTATACGGTTGTTGCGGTAGACTACTTCACTAAGTGGGCAGAGGTCGAGCCTCTAGCTAGTATCACGGAAAAAAAGCTCAGGGAGTTTGTACACAGGGCTATTGTGTGCCGCTATGGCATCCCTTACAAGTTGATATATGACAATGGGAAACAATTCGATAGCAAGGAAATGCGAGAATTTTGTGAGCAGCTGGGGATTCAGAAGAGCTTTAGCACAGTTTGCCACCCCCAGAGTAACGGAAAGACGGAGgttgttaataaaatcattaagcatACCTTGAAGGCAAATCTTGAAGAGAAGAAAGGGACATGGCCAGAAGATCACGCCCAGGTCCTATGATCTTACAACACGACACCCCGAACTACAACTAGAGAGACCCCTTTCTCTCTGGTGTATGGGTGTGAAGCTATAGTGCCCGTTGAAGTGGGGGCAGGATCTTTTCGGAGGGACAACTATGACTCAGAGGCAAATGAGGTCAAACATCAGCTCTATTTGGACATGATCGAAGAAACTCGGAAGGATGCTCAGATCAGGGTAGCAGCATATCAGCAGAGGATAGCTAGGCACTACAACAGTAAGGTTATAGCCCGAACTTtcaaggtgggagatttggttcTGCGCCGGGTCATGCCAAACACCAAGGTGGTGAGTCACGGAGTCTTTGTAGCGAATTGGGAAGGCCCCTACAAGATAAAGTCGGTCCTctgggagggaacctaccacctcaatgatatgcaagACAAGTTGATCCCGAGAGCCTGGAACGCGGAGCACCTCTGCAAATATTATCAATAATATTATTCTTTTCAGAATTAGTACTATCTCACAATACTCCTAAGTCTCAgggggtagtgccatataggtgCCTCTCCGAGACCACAAATATGTACCCCTTTCACTTTCCATTATCTATGAATGAATGATTGATATCTACTTTGTGCACTTGATAATTTTAACTtctgttaatagattaaatacCCAGCAGGGGAGCCCATCCTTGGGAACCCATGCGAGGACATAACGATTgttttattaacatgttaaaatcacaAGTCAGGTCGGCCCCCAGTCCGCTTGACAACAAATATGGGAAACGAGCTGGGCCACGGCCCACTCAGAACGATATGAGCACAAAATAGATGAAAGAGGAAGATAAAAAGAGGTATAGGCCCGCGATGCGAGCCCATACCCCGGCTCGCGGGATCACAAATGCGACCCAGGGAGCCCAGCCCTCCATTAAGCATGGCCCGGGTCGCATTATGCGAAGAGAGGATACTTGAGCAAGTGGCGAGCCTATGTGCCCGGCTCGCCAGTGCAAGAACGCGTGCAAAACTTGTGAGTTAGTAATTATGCGAGCCTGTTCCACTTAGCATTCTTTATTAATTTTGTTTGATTGAACAAATGACGCGAGCTGATTAATTAGGCTTGATGTGAAGGTGTGATGCCCGCCATACGCGGCCAGGCTTATGGTCAGTAGGGGCATGGTAAGTTACACAAGATAAAGAAAACCAGCTAGCATAGTAAAGAGGAATGCGGGCACAAAAAAGACTTGGGATTTTATACAGACAAAAGGTAAATAAGTTATGTCCCAAGGTGGAATACTTCAAATACAAATGTGAGGCGAGAAGGGTGTTCGATTACCCAGTCAAAAGTCTAGTTCTAAAATAAAATTACACTAAGGCTTATCAGCCTCTGCCTTCCTAACTTCATCATCAACGACTCGGGCCTGCTTGGCTGCGAGTCGGGCCTCCTCGGCAATCTAGGCGTCCCGCTCTATCTCCAACTTCAGTTTCTCGACATGCCTAGATGTGCCCGCACCCAGAGCTGCCCAATCAAAATCAGGAACCTTCTTGATAAAATTTTTTATAAAGTTCCTGGCCCCCAGTTTCCTAGCATCAGCGAGGGCGGCCTCGCAGCCCTCATTCAGGGCGAAAACTGACCTCTCCATCTCGAGTACCCTACCCTCGAGGCTATCCTTCTCCTTCTTCCACGCCTCAGCGGCCAGGTCATGAGCTTCCTTTTTCTCCCTTAAAGCCTTGTCATGAGCAGCGTTCAGGTTAAGTATCTTCTGATTATAATTGTTCACCAGCATAACTTTCTCCTGTCCATGCTCAGCGACCTTGCTCTGAAGAGATTTAACTTTAGACTCGAGCTTTGTGTTGGTCTGGCTGAGGACTCGCATCTCTCGAGCCTTAGACAGGTGACGGTAATACACCTCCGCTGCGGCCCGGGACAGTGCATCTGGATTAACCTTGAGAGCAAAAGAAGACCAATCCTTCATATCCTGGTCGGTGATGTGAGCTTGAGCGAGCCGGCCAAAGGTGGTCGCGACCATGTTGACAGAAGAAGAAGTAGGGAGAGGGGCTTCAGATGGAGCAGCCTTTTTCGGGACTGGCTCGACGATTTTTCCCTCTTTGTGACCTCGATGCCTTTGTAGCCGAGGAGAAGGCCCTGAGCCTTTGAAACGCTCAGTGAGGGTCTTCATGCGAGCTGGAGGGGGGACCTGAGAGTGAGCCCCTGTGGTCGCCGCAGCGGGCTGAACTGAGCTAGAGGCCGCGGCTTGCTCAGCCTCTTCCATAAAGGGGATAGGGGagatggccatttctgaaaaaGAAAACAGTAAAGTGATATATTAGTCACAACAAGATGCAATGGAAAGAAGAAAATGTGAGTAGGAGATAAATACAGACAAATAAAGTGTAATGCGAGATGAGATACATGTGGGAAATGTAAAAATGCGGGAACATGAGCTCGAACATGCGAGTAGACAGGCTCATGCATGCAACCTCAACGTTCTTACCCTTTCTGGCCCTCTtcttagatttcttcttttgagGAGTCAGCCTCACCCCTGCCTTCAAAAATCCACACGCAACCAGGTTCGAGGTCATTATGAGCTTTCGAATATCCCTTTCTGCCTTAGGAAGATCTAGCAGGCTGTCCGCATTTATTTTTTCTTGTCCCACAAGGATAGTGCGAGGCGGGGTGGCTGGAGATGAGAAAAATAAAAACGTTTCTTGTTAAAGGAAAGAATTATGGTAGGAAAGAGGAGAGCGGCCAGGGAAGACTTACATGGATTGTAATAAAAATGGGTCCGGACTCGAGGCACCTCATGGATATAGAAATAAGGGCCCTTCCACTTCCCTGAGTTGTTCGGCCCGTTGTGGATGAGGTTCTTTTTATTAAAGCACGGCCAGACAGAAAAATAGAAATATCCAAAGTCATTAGGGGAATGCTTCAGATTAAGGAAGTAGACGAGCTGCCTCACTGTGAGAGGAGGAAACCCGTATTTGTTGTACATGATGTATAATGCGAGGGTGGCCCGGTATCCGTTCGGGTTGATCCGCAGAGGTGCGAGCTGGTAATACTCGCAGACGTCCTTGATGAAAGGATGAAGAGGAGAGGAGATTTCTAACCTCGGAAGGAAGGTAGACAAAACCATGTGAGGCACCCTACCTCCATTCTCCGGATGGTTAAATCTGTAGCACCTTATATGAGGCAGGGGCAAGACAACATGGCCCTCAAGCTGGAACTGCTCAATATGCTCGGCCAAATATTTCTGAGTTAGTGAGGTGGGCAGGTCACGGCAAGCGAGCACCTTAACCTCCTCATTTTTAATTGAGCTCTCCTCCCCGTCAGGAATGATCTGCCTCTTAAAAATAATCTAACCCTCAAGCTCGGGCTGGGCAGGAGGCACATAGGGCTCAGGAGAGGCCGTAAGGACATAGTTGTAGTTGCAGATTTTATACTGGCTAGTGACGTCTGTCACCTCCTCGCTTTGAGGGGAGTCGTAGGACCAATGCGAGCCGTCCTATTCACGCTCGAGCCCCAAGATGGGATATTCAGCAGCTACGGGCTCCTTTCCTTTCTTCTTGGTGTCATAATATGCACTCACCAGATCGCTGTCAGTAGATTCTGAGTCAACATGAATGGGGTCGAGGTTGTTAGCTGCAGCTTGCCTCAGGCGGGCCGCCCTCTCTTCAACCATCCACCTTAAAATCTCCTTAGCCCGTTCTTTGTCTAAAGGAGCGGGCTCGCGGTTTATCAGCTCTTCCACTCCAAGGGAAGCTGGTATTTTGGAGAGGTCAACAGGCATGTTTCTCCAATCATAAATATTCTTCTCCCTGGTGTAATCTTCAGGTTTAGGGTCGAGGTGAATATCAAGCGACCCGGAGCCAACTGCTCGCATTGAGTTCTCAACTCTGGCAATGTTCAAAGCCCCTTGAGGGGTGATAGCTGAGCCGGGAGAGATGGGTTGGCTGAGATGACCAGAAAGAGAGGTCAGCTCGCGTTGAAAGTCCTTCGAGCCTCGCTGCTCGGGTGGATATTGGTTTAATGGAGACAGAGTGGCAAAAGAGCGAACCGGGCTAGCAGAGGTGCGAGCCGGGCTCGAGGAAGAGCGAGATGATCCATAGGAGTGGGCTGAAGACGCACTCGACATCTATAAAAGATGGTGAaaattagtgtgtggccctaaaaaGAAAGCAAAGACAAGTATGGGGGCGCACCTAAGTGTCCTCACATCTCACACGGGATCGCATCTAATTATCTAAAATGAGCAGACGGGATCGCATCGCATATCGTGATTGTGTGTCCTCGCATCGAGTTACAGGGGAATGTGTGGGCTCGCATTTCATGTTGTGATTGTGTCTGAGCTCGCATCAAACAAGTGGTGTATGCTCGAATCGAATAACTAAGTATGAATATAAATGGGCTCGAATTGAAAAGTACCTATTGGAGAGGTGTATGAAGATCCTGATGAATTTGTGTTGGGACAATATCGTCGCCGATAGACGGTTCTTGTGGAGATGATGATCTTCGTcgtggtagatccttgagcaaaGTGAGCAGCAATTCGATAAATGTTCTtggaaatgtgagaaatgaaatgaaatctcacatatttataggggataggagaGAGAATGGGAGAAGGCCACGTGTCATCATCTCAGAGGAGGACACAAATCCCCACGCCAGCTGTCCAACAGTTGTCATGCGTTCAAAAGGCATGATAGATGAAATGCATGCGAGGCGAGGCACGCGAGGCGACTTGGTGCGGTCTGGTAGGCTCACACCTGCAAGGCCATAAAGGACTAGAAAATTCATAACCTCAAGATgcgaccaggaattttgggggTAGTTATTATGCCTGCTTTCGGTCATGGGCTCTAAACAGGTCCCCATGGGTGCATTGAATAGTCGAACTCCCATATGTGGGCTAGAATCATGGATTAATATGATTTGGGCCAGCATATGCGGGCTGGGCTCttgacatgcgagctgggctcatgacatgcgAGCCGGGCTCATGACATGCGAGCCGGGCTCATGACATGCTAGCTGGGCTCACACTTGCCATCTGGTGTCCACACGCGAGAAGGGCTTAGGTGTCCACAtgcgaggtgggctcaggtgaCAGTATTCGAGCTGGGCTCGGTTGCCCACACGCGTACTGGGCCCATGAGCCCATATCTTATGAAATCAAAGGtaatattgtatttattgatTGAAAAGGAAGGCGGTGCGGGTCGAGGCCGCCTGGCCAGCCCGCATTAGAGGACTTTGTGTTCGACATGGAAAGTAATTCATAGATGattgagttgctcgtagatttcggggccgacacgcgttgttcctacaatcacgggaaggattgcggagatgccgcgagattgtaggaatTGTGTGAAATCGGTTGAGATTTAcatgactaattggctgaaggcctgacactatcatgggcttgggctgcacgggctgaaggttcctaaccctagcctatgtgacttgttccccaagaactacgtgaggtttgatccctataaatagggtacgtagggacttgtatgagacatgagtcgacacttgatagagaataatAAATCCTATTCTTTCTTgaggagtcaacatacaagctcagccaccaccataCCTAACCTTCCTCCACCCCCAAATACCGTCCTTGATCCTTGTTCCGCCCATCAACCTCCACAacactgttatacgaaattcttCCTATAACAGAGTGCTTCACACTACCAGAAGTCTTTTTTTTTATCCTTAATTGCTATTAAGGTTAGTAATCgaatcgatatatatatatatatatgtagatatatatatatatattccatGAATCATGTCTGCGTTATGGATTTTTTGTGATTTAATTGTGATCTATGCTTACGTGTATATGTTAAAACCCTTAAACCCCAATAGTTGACATGCTACTTTATGTGATACCAACTTTTGACAATACAAGACCCCACCCCCGTGCCAACTCTCTTGGCACTCCAGTGATATCCCCCAACTTCAGTGAGAATGCTAACAAGAGTTTTAAGTCAGGTCATGCCACGGCGTTAGTACCCTCTCGCACCCTTAATTGGAGATACTTTTAGGTTTGTCAACTGATGTAGCCAATTTTTGACACTGTTTATCACACtttcaaaataaaatttatattatctATTTTACTAAAAATATGTACCTTcgtatatatttttaattatgggtgtcaaaagtaaaattaaaaataagaaaaaataatatattattgatGAGTTGATAATATCGATAATTTTTAAATTCAAGTTGGTTTAGCATCAATCGGACATGCATGTATAAATTAATTTAAACTCTGCATCGAGTGGTCAGTTCCTTCTCATATTTTAGTTTTAGATGCTTTTGCGCGAACTAAAAGTCAGCCCCCCAGAGTACTGAAGTGATCACGACCGAGTAAATGTCCCAAGGCACTGCTGTTCTTATTCAATACATACGTAATCATCAGAATATTCAATGAGACTTTCTAATTTAGAGAAGAATCACTTGATTAGAAATTCTACATATATACCTAATCATGGTTCACAACTATTATTATCATTTACTTGAACATAAACTTACACTAAGCCCCTTTGATTCTTTCTGAGCTCCTTTAGTTCCACACACAACTGAGAATAAAGTCAAATGATGGGATTTGTTGTTCATTATCATGTTTTGAGATGCATGATCATGTACCTTCTGGTATCTTCTCCCTACATAGCAGCCAACAGTAATCATGCGAAGCTTCATCGTATAGGAGGTATCACTGATTACTCCTCTATCTATGGCAAACAACAGAAAATAGCAATGGAGATGGCTATAGTAGATTGTTATGACCATATGCCCTTGCATCATCGTGTCGCCTTGCATGTTATGGACTCTGGAAAGGATCCTTTTATAGCAGCTTCTTCGGGTAATAAACCATCACCTTTTTCGAATTCTCTACATCTAGCCGATTTAAATTATGTGACAGAGCAAAACGCTATATAGCTTTCTTAGCCAGATCAAGATGCATGCTACATAGAAGCTTAGGCAAACAGCAAATTACTCCACTTAATTAAATCATCTTCACTTGACAAGCAAATGCATACACTGATTCATTAAATTAATAAACTAACCAGATCTTGTTATATTAATAATTGTAATATAGAATAAGTCCAATTTCAAGACTTCTATGTAGCTAAAGTAAGGTTATCAAGAAGACAAGAAGGATCAGATATTTAACAAATATTTATTGTTGCAGTATcaatatttttacaaatatatatCCCCTAGTATCTTTTGTTCTTACTATTGTTGCAGTATTTTAATAGTTATGTTTGCCTTGTATATTTGCAGCTAAAAAATTAATCAAGAAAAAGAATGCAAGTGCAATCATTGGCTTAGATAGATGGGAAGATGTGGCCTTTATTTCTCAACTTGGTAACACATCACAAGTTCCAATTCTTTCATTGGCCAAGACATCCCCTCTTCGGCCCCTAGCCAACTGCCATTTCTGGTAAATATGGCTCGCTCTCAAGGCGCTCAGATGAAAGCAGTGGCAGCCATAGTTCAAAGCTGGCAATGGCGGAAAGTAACCGTCATTTATGAAGACACAGCCTCAAGTATCAATGGAATTTTTCCTCACCTTATTGATGCTCTTCAAGAAGTGGAAGTAGATATTGATTACTATCTGCCTCTTCAAACCTTTCCTCCATGTTCTGTACATAAAAAGTTGTGGCATCTCCGAAAAAGGCAAAGTAGAGTTTTCATTGTCCACACTTCAAGTGAACTGGCAATCAATGTTTTCATGGAAGCCAAGCGACTGAGAATGATGAAAAAAGAGTTTGTTTGGATCACCACGGAGAGCATTTCAAATTTCATTGGTTCTTTTAATTCGTCCACAATATCTGCTATGCAAGGTGTC
It contains:
- the LOC141719699 gene encoding uncharacterized protein LOC141719699 — protein: MYKPESSGRILKWTVELGQFEVDYKPRTAIKGQALADFVLEFPPHQEVELGALVVVPSTEEVALESQNSAPWWSLFMDGASNRDGAGAGIELISPEMHKIRRATHLAFHATNNDAEYEALIKGLKLALEMKINGGYQAKGPRTELYLKCTQRIIARFNEVRLKLIPRGQNEGADELAKLGSHREATLIGAVPLNIQRQPSVPEHEVVSLSDDLGPTWMTPILTYIKEGSLPDEKNEARRIRYKAARYVIYDGILYRRGFSVPFLNPVASLTSLMSPWPFSIWGIDLIGELPKARGGVKYTVVAVDYFTKWAEVEPLASITEKKLREFVHRAIVCRYGIPYKLIYDNGKQFDSKEMREFCEQLGIQKSFSTVCHPQSNGKTEVVNKIIKHTLKANLEEKKGTWPEDHAQVL